The sequence below is a genomic window from Acidobacteriota bacterium.
GCGCGTGGAGGAGGCCGCGCGCGCCCACGGTGCCCGCGTGGCGGAGCGCGCCCGCGTGCTCGCGCAGCCAGCCGGCAACCGCCTCGGTCGAGCCTCCGTGCGCCGGAAGCGGGAGCGACACTCCTGACGCCTCGAGCGTCTCCTTCAGGCTCGCGAGCGTCTCCCCCATCTTCTCGAGGACAGCCGGCAGGTCCCCCACCCGGCCGCGCACGAAGCCCCAGAGAAGGACGATCGCGAGCGTGACGAGGCCGGCGGCGACGAGGCCGAGGACGGCCGCGGCGAGCGCACGCGCGAGGCCGTGCGAGACCCGCCCGCCGCGGAGTCGCCGCGCCATCGACTGCAGGAGCGCCCAGGCGAGGAATCCCGCGAGGAGCGCCGGCACGAGGTGAAGGAGCAACGCCGCCAGCAGCGCGAGCGCCGCAAGGACGAACGAGGCCTTCTCGACAGGCGTGGCCGGGACGAGGGCGGGGGCGTCGGTCATGGCGCGCGATTATCCGCCGCCGCGGCGGCGACCTCCGCGAGCCGGTCGCACCGGGCGACCAACGCGTCGCGTTCGGCCCGGAGGCGCGCGATCGCGCCCGGCGCGAAGAGGAGAGCGACCAGCTCCCGTGCCTGCCTTTCGCGCAAGGAGGCGTACTCGAAGAAGAAGAGAGAAGAGATTCCTGCGAATGGAAGAAGGGCCAAGGCGAGGGCGGCCCAGGCCGCGCCGCCGAAGATCCAGGCGAGCGAAGCCCATCCGGCGAGCGCGAGGGGGAAGAGGACGACTCCCGCGATCAGCTTGTAGAGCGCGATCTGATCGCGCTCCTTCACGACCCCGGGCGCGCGCTTCGCGACGAATCCGCACAGGCGGTAAGGAACCCACCAGGCCATGACGCCGAGGACGGCGATGGGGAGACCGAGGACGATCACGGCGAGGGCCTTCAACGTGTGCCACAGGATCGTCCGCGCCGGAGCCGGGGAGTCGAGAGAAGAGAAAGACAACGAGAGCTTTCTTAGAAGGTGGTCGAGGGCACGCACTCTCCGCACGAGTGAAGTCACCTCGCCGGGATGCGTTTCTTCCAGCGAGCCGCGCGCCTCGAGAATCAGCTGCCGAATGCGCAGGGAGCGTTCGAGGTGCCCTACCCCCTCTTCACCTTCTAAGAAATCTTCGCTTATCC
It includes:
- a CDS encoding 1-acyl-sn-glycerol-3-phosphate acyltransferase, which produces MRSAVLALARALVRLFYRRIEVSGVAHAPPDGPILFVANHPNGLVDPMVALAALPRPVVFVAKSTLWKIPVLRSILDLLGCVPVVRKGEGEPGISLKGEERNEAAFERLAAILDGDGAVLIFPEGRSHSDPRLSELRTGAARVLLLSKKSPVVVPMGLWFSEKEIFRSDVLVKLGAPVAPPADPGVEGWTAAMAAALEVVTLNADDWRDHEVAAAVDALYGERISEDFLEGEEGVGHLERSLRIRQLILEARGSLEETHPGEVTSLVRRVRALDHLLRKLSLSFSSLDSPAPARTILWHTLKALAVIVLGLPIAVLGVMAWWVPYRLCGFVAKRAPGVVKERDQIALYKLIAGVVLFPLALAGWASLAWIFGGAAWAALALALLPFAGISSLFFFEYASLRERQARELVALLFAPGAIARLRAERDALVARCDRLAEVAAAAADNRAP